A window from Centropristis striata isolate RG_2023a ecotype Rhode Island chromosome 2, C.striata_1.0, whole genome shotgun sequence encodes these proteins:
- the LOC131984618 gene encoding RNA guanine-N7 methyltransferase activating subunit-like translates to MAETTETRQKYEEMFADRFSSDDKEYQQYLNRPADPPPIVEDWRSRGGGHNRGRDRYQDRRGRGWGGGGGRGWGGDRGWRDDHRGQQHWQDRDRDRDRDRDRDRDRDRHWGHGSGHQSGPPSSNHGYNYHQRPHYDRY, encoded by the exons ATGGCCGAGACTACGGAGACCCGGCAGAAATATGAGGAAATGTTTGCCGACAGATTTTCTTCGGACGACAAAGAATACCAGCAGTATCTGAACCGCCCGGCTGACCCTCCACCCATAGTCGAGGATTGGAGGAGTCGCGGAGGTGGACACAACAGAGGCAGGGACAG GTACCAGGACCGCCGAGGTCGCGgttggggaggaggaggaggccgagGTTGGGGAGGAGACAGGGGCTGGAGAGACGACCATCGTGGGCAGCAACACTggcaggacagagacagagaccgagacagagatagagatagagatagagatagagacagGCACTGGGGGCATGGAAGTGGGCATCAGTCAGGCCCTCCAAGCTCCAACCATGGATACAACTATCATCAGAGACCACATTATGACCGCTACTGA